CGAAGGTGACGCCGTCGAGCTGGAACTGGGCGGGGCTTCGACCGGCCTGGACGCCGTCGGACTCTTTGAAGCCGAAGGCGTCGTAGAGGTGGATCTTGTCGTAGGCGACATCGATGTCCGCGTCCGGCCCGACTGCGAGCAGCGTGTTCACCACCCGTGGGTGTCCGTCCGCGCTGGGGACGCCCGGTGTGAACATCCCCGCGACGATCACGATGCGGAACTCGCGGGCCAAGCGTCGCACCGCCTCGGCCCAGGGCCCGGTCACGGGTTCCGCGATGGGCGGCAGAGGATGCCCGAAGGCTCGCTGGGTCGCCTCGGGGAAGACCACGACCTTCGCACCGGCATAGGAGGCGCGGTAGGTGTACTCGCGCATCAGCGCGAGATTGGCCTCCGGATCAGGCCCGGTGGTGATCTGAGCAGCTGCGATGCGCATCGGGTCAGACCTCGGAACGATCCCCGAACTTGCCGCGGATCTTCTTCACCGTGGAGCTGGCGCCA
The nucleotide sequence above comes from Nesterenkonia halotolerans. Encoded proteins:
- a CDS encoding carbon-nitrogen hydrolase family protein; this translates as MRIAAAQITTGPDPEANLALMREYTYRASYAGAKVVVFPEATQRAFGHPLPPIAEPVTGPWAEAVRRLAREFRIVIVAGMFTPGVPSADGHPRVVNTLLAVGPDADIDVAYDKIHLYDAFGFKESDGVQAGRSPAQFQLDGVTFGLATCYDIRFPNLFTAHARSGAHVTLVPASWGAGEGKLDQWRLLARARALDSTQYILACGQADPAAAGVDSVQGAPTGVGHSMIVSPLGVPLAEAGDAPELLLAEVDPAVVAHTRTMVPVLENARQF